One window of Desulfarculus baarsii DSM 2075 genomic DNA carries:
- a CDS encoding class I SAM-dependent methyltransferase, producing MTSILSRFIDSTAKRPQGKWARQYYGEPKSHMKAFAQTMEALAPRPDDAHLEIGCGGGYFLGMIQPKVARVAAIDHSPEMVEVARRANHDAVAAGLAEIVQGDAERLPWPDDSFTCSANTSMWFFLEHPERVLAELRRVLKPGGRLVITTIRRSWFNRLVWALYGLRLYSNRQMARMLGDSGFCEIEVVSKGLMGQIVTARKPAASVQGQDKANHARP from the coding sequence ATGACTAGCATCTTGAGCAGGTTCATCGATTCGACGGCCAAACGGCCCCAGGGCAAGTGGGCGCGTCAATACTATGGCGAACCGAAAAGCCACATGAAGGCCTTTGCCCAGACCATGGAAGCCCTGGCCCCGCGGCCCGATGACGCGCACCTGGAGATCGGCTGCGGCGGCGGTTATTTCTTGGGCATGATCCAACCCAAGGTGGCTCGGGTGGCGGCCATCGATCACAGCCCGGAGATGGTGGAGGTGGCCCGCCGGGCCAACCACGACGCCGTGGCCGCCGGCTTGGCCGAGATCGTCCAGGGCGACGCCGAGCGCCTGCCCTGGCCCGACGACAGCTTCACCTGCTCGGCCAACACCTCGATGTGGTTTTTTCTGGAGCATCCCGAGCGGGTGCTGGCCGAGCTGCGCCGGGTGCTCAAGCCCGGCGGCCGCCTGGTCATCACCACCATACGCCGTTCGTGGTTCAACCGCCTGGTCTGGGCCCTTTACGGCCTGCGCCTTTACAGCAACCGGCAGATGGCGCGGATGCTGGGCGACAGCGGCTTTTGCGAGATCGAAGTTGTCTCCAAGGGCCTCATGGGCCAGATCGTCACGGCCCGCAAGCCGGCCGCGTCGGTCCAGGGCCAGGACAAGGCCAACCATGCGCGCCCATAG
- a CDS encoding MFS transporter has translation MRAHRKYILLSGLYIAQTLPGHFFGNVLPVIMRGQGASLASIGFLQIIALPWLLKFLWAPLVDRATAPGGRYARVIVALQLMFCLCTAALALVGLERQLPLALGLMALSYVFAATQDIATDALAVRLLNDEERGPGNAAQTGGNMLGALLGSGGALIAYQYLGWAGVMLAMALALLLPLAPLGWLASAIPARPGAGGEAGATGWSGFFRQRGAGRWTLMMLISYGGSMACVMITKPLMVDLGFSAARIGLLTGVHGVGVGLLGAVAAGWLIPRLGRLAVLRGGCLLGAVAAVAMLPLAWGQTDTAYLLAAIGLGGLGFAATMTAINTIAMDFTRPGHEGADYSLQIAISMIGGGVLMGSSGWLAQEMGYDGVFSLCGALCLAAAGLVSPLCGRQLARRSAGGVGLLSRAGRGDIGRA, from the coding sequence ATGCGCGCCCATAGAAAATATATTCTGCTTTCGGGCCTCTACATCGCCCAGACTCTGCCCGGCCATTTTTTTGGCAACGTCCTTCCGGTGATCATGCGCGGCCAGGGGGCCAGCCTGGCCAGCATCGGTTTTTTGCAGATCATCGCCTTGCCCTGGCTGCTCAAGTTTTTGTGGGCCCCGCTGGTGGACCGGGCCACCGCCCCCGGCGGGCGCTATGCCAGGGTCATCGTGGCCTTGCAACTGATGTTTTGCCTGTGCACGGCCGCCTTGGCCCTGGTGGGCCTGGAGCGCCAGCTGCCCCTGGCGCTGGGCCTGATGGCCCTTTCCTATGTTTTCGCCGCCACCCAGGATATCGCCACCGACGCCCTGGCGGTGCGTTTGTTGAATGACGAAGAAAGGGGGCCCGGCAACGCCGCCCAGACCGGCGGCAACATGCTGGGGGCCCTGCTGGGCTCCGGCGGGGCGCTGATCGCCTATCAATACTTGGGCTGGGCCGGGGTCATGCTGGCGATGGCCCTGGCCCTGCTGTTGCCGCTGGCCCCCCTGGGTTGGCTGGCGTCAGCCATCCCGGCGCGGCCGGGCGCGGGCGGCGAGGCCGGCGCCACGGGCTGGTCGGGCTTTTTTCGCCAAAGGGGGGCCGGACGCTGGACGCTGATGATGCTGATCTCCTACGGCGGCAGCATGGCCTGCGTCATGATAACCAAGCCGTTGATGGTCGATCTGGGCTTTTCGGCGGCGCGCATCGGCCTGTTGACGGGCGTGCACGGCGTGGGCGTGGGCCTGCTGGGCGCGGTGGCCGCCGGCTGGCTGATCCCCAGGCTGGGCCGTCTGGCCGTGCTGCGCGGCGGTTGCCTGCTGGGCGCCGTGGCCGCCGTGGCCATGCTGCCCCTGGCCTGGGGCCAGACGGACACGGCCTATCTGCTGGCGGCCATTGGCCTGGGCGGCCTGGGGTTCGCCGCCACCATGACGGCCATCAACACCATCGCCATGGATTTCACCCGGCCGGGCCACGAAGGGGCCGACTACAGTTTGCAGATAGCCATCTCCATGATCGGCGGCGGCGTGCTGATGGGCTCCAGCGGCTGGCTGGCCCAGGAGATGGGCTATGACGGCGTGTTTTCGCTCTGCGGCGCGCTCTGCCTGGCGGCGGCGGGGCTGGTTTCGCCACTCTGCGGCCGCCAATTGGCGAGGCGCTCGGCGGGTGGGGTCGGGTTGCTCAGCCGCGCCGGGCGCGGAGATATTGGCCGGGCGTGA
- a CDS encoding AraC family transcriptional regulator gives MAAAALTHVPLREGLELIIQDFRPTGEMTLRFSREASALHFGYMLKGRVHTVIDQGRRRFFNSPNLAGRGGVLFLPHTISQGHYQAGDHVLGLSVDVSPRLFGQLAEDISPALPDQLRDLVKGARSSNGFVLPATITAPMNAVLRDILAIRRDSPCAGLFTEAKVLELLGLQMEQFIESHRHAGPARAMDRADRAGLRRVLEMLGANLHDQPSLLDMAREAGMSHGKLNICFKQAYGVTVFEWLRQARLDRARELLGAGCSIAEAALLAGFCDQSHLNRCFKRRFGLTPGQYLRARRG, from the coding sequence ATGGCCGCGGCCGCGTTGACGCACGTGCCGCTGCGGGAGGGCCTGGAGTTGATCATCCAGGATTTCCGGCCCACGGGCGAGATGACCTTGCGTTTTTCGCGCGAGGCCTCCGCCCTGCACTTTGGCTACATGCTAAAGGGCCGCGTGCACACGGTCATCGACCAGGGGCGCAGGCGTTTTTTCAACTCGCCCAACCTGGCCGGCCGCGGCGGGGTGCTGTTTCTGCCGCACACCATATCCCAGGGCCATTACCAGGCGGGCGACCACGTCCTGGGCCTGTCGGTGGACGTCTCTCCCCGGCTTTTCGGCCAGTTGGCCGAAGACATCTCCCCGGCCCTGCCCGACCAACTGCGCGATCTGGTCAAGGGCGCGAGATCATCCAACGGCTTCGTGCTGCCCGCGACTATAACCGCCCCCATGAACGCCGTGTTGCGCGACATCCTGGCCATCCGCCGGGACTCGCCTTGCGCCGGCCTGTTCACCGAGGCCAAGGTACTGGAATTGCTGGGACTTCAGATGGAGCAGTTCATCGAGTCGCACCGCCATGCCGGGCCGGCGCGGGCCATGGATCGGGCCGACAGGGCCGGCTTGCGGCGGGTGCTGGAAATGCTTGGCGCCAACCTCCACGATCAGCCGTCGCTGCTCGACATGGCCCGCGAGGCGGGCATGAGTCACGGCAAGCTCAACATCTGCTTCAAGCAGGCCTACGGCGTGACGGTGTTCGAGTGGTTGCGCCAGGCCCGCCTGGACCGGGCGCGGGAGTTGCTCGGCGCTGGCTGCTCCATCGCCGAGGCCGCCTTGCTGGCGGGCTTTTGCGATCAAAGTCACCTCAACCGCTGCTTCAAGCGGCGCTTCGGGCTCACGCCCGGCCAATATCTCCGCGCCCGGCGCGGCTGA
- a CDS encoding helix-turn-helix transcriptional regulator, producing MGGEAKGLVRRGEESSLAGLEESGVPAGVEGQLMEVKPGLRVAAVDCRPQDDLRIEFETGEAPLEFSYYLAGRARYLIDHERGEHAFVSEAGLNTVAAFPRSRAVMEIPAGVNARMVAIHIEAHVIADHLAERPNAVVPELAHAAENGVFPYCFRPSTMPPSMAIVANQILSCPYHGAVRRLFYESKTLELMALQLSQLLASHRPTAHAPLNRQESGRIQAARNILLDDLQNPPSLFQLAGAVGMTHTKLNKGFRDVFGTTVFDYLRRQRLEQSRLMIDADEMNMAEIAYATGFSSPSHFAKAFLAYFGVQPSAYLKEAKGRRGVRPR from the coding sequence ATGGGCGGCGAAGCGAAGGGGCTTGTGCGGCGCGGCGAGGAGAGTTCGCTGGCCGGGTTGGAGGAGTCGGGCGTTCCGGCGGGCGTAGAGGGCCAACTGATGGAGGTCAAGCCTGGGCTGCGGGTGGCGGCGGTGGATTGCCGTCCCCAGGATGACCTGCGCATCGAGTTTGAGACCGGCGAGGCCCCGCTGGAGTTTTCCTATTATCTCGCCGGCCGGGCGCGCTACCTGATCGACCATGAGCGCGGCGAGCACGCCTTTGTCAGCGAGGCCGGGCTCAACACCGTGGCGGCCTTCCCACGGTCGCGTGCGGTCATGGAGATCCCGGCGGGGGTCAACGCCCGCATGGTGGCCATTCACATCGAGGCCCATGTCATTGCCGACCATCTGGCCGAACGCCCCAACGCCGTCGTTCCCGAGTTGGCCCACGCCGCGGAAAACGGCGTGTTTCCCTATTGCTTTCGGCCGTCGACGATGCCGCCGTCCATGGCGATCGTGGCCAACCAGATCCTGTCCTGCCCCTATCACGGCGCCGTCCGGCGGCTGTTTTATGAAAGCAAGACGCTGGAGCTGATGGCCCTGCAACTGAGCCAACTGCTGGCCAGCCATCGGCCGACGGCGCATGCGCCGCTGAATCGCCAGGAAAGCGGTCGCATCCAGGCGGCCCGCAACATTCTCCTCGACGACCTGCAAAATCCGCCATCCTTGTTTCAGTTGGCCGGCGCGGTGGGCATGACCCACACCAAGCTCAACAAGGGGTTCAGGGATGTTTTCGGCACGACGGTTTTCGACTATCTGCGGCGGCAGCGCCTGGAGCAAAGCAGGCTGATGATCGACGCCGACGAGATGAACATGGCCGAAATCGCCTACGCCACCGGCTTCAGCAGCCCCAGCCATTTCGCCAAGGCCTTTCTGGCCTATTTCGGCGTCCAGCCCAGCGCCTACCTCAAGGAGGCAAAGGGCCGCCGCGGCGTCCGCCCGCGCTGA
- a CDS encoding methyltransferase family protein encodes MKHTPEVALSYGPLHQLAMGPLKAALLNCAIKLKVFDLLSQARAAGEVAAALGLHPENTRRFLDALTTIDLLRKQGATYCNQPIAQAFLVSGSLSSVAALLLQTQNAGLNPLDKLERLLTHGPDADGQVMDFADEKIWTKEVQSSAGWVFGGVGPLVAEMVAGLPGFASFEKMLDMGCGHGAFTLYILEKNPKLHGVLLDRPAVLAAAAAFVDAYQAGDRVSYRPGDYLAEGIGEGYDLVFASATLNFAIGNLPALLGKVLDALKPGGWFVSFQDGMTNQQTKPETMLGAVIPSMMMGHDYCFPQGMIAKAAIDVGFQSTRSRTVDTPIGAMDIDMCQKGDRGCPPETKES; translated from the coding sequence ATGAAACACACGCCGGAGGTGGCCCTGAGCTACGGCCCCCTGCATCAACTGGCCATGGGCCCGCTCAAGGCGGCGCTGCTGAACTGCGCCATCAAGCTGAAGGTTTTCGACCTGCTGAGCCAGGCCCGCGCCGCCGGGGAGGTGGCGGCCGCGCTGGGCCTGCACCCCGAAAACACCAGGCGCTTCCTGGACGCGCTGACCACCATCGACCTGCTGCGCAAACAGGGCGCGACGTATTGCAACCAGCCCATTGCCCAGGCCTTTTTGGTTTCGGGCTCTCTCAGCTCCGTGGCCGCCCTTTTGCTGCAGACGCAGAACGCCGGGCTCAACCCCTTGGACAAGCTGGAGCGGCTGCTGACCCATGGCCCGGACGCGGATGGCCAAGTGATGGATTTCGCCGACGAAAAGATCTGGACCAAGGAAGTCCAGTCGTCGGCCGGTTGGGTTTTCGGCGGCGTCGGGCCGCTCGTGGCCGAAATGGTGGCCGGCCTGCCCGGCTTCGCCTCGTTTGAAAAGATGCTCGACATGGGCTGCGGCCACGGCGCGTTCACCCTCTACATACTGGAAAAAAACCCCAAGCTGCACGGCGTGCTGTTGGATCGGCCGGCCGTGCTGGCGGCGGCCGCCGCGTTCGTCGACGCCTACCAGGCCGGCGACCGGGTGAGCTATCGGCCTGGCGATTACCTGGCCGAGGGCATCGGCGAGGGTTATGACCTGGTTTTCGCCAGCGCCACCCTGAACTTCGCCATCGGCAACCTGCCAGCCCTGCTGGGCAAGGTGTTGGATGCGCTGAAGCCCGGCGGCTGGTTCGTCAGTTTCCAAGACGGCATGACCAACCAACAGACCAAGCCGGAGACCATGCTCGGGGCCGTCATCCCCTCCATGATGATGGGACACGACTATTGCTTCCCGCAGGGCATGATCGCCAAGGCCGCCATCGACGTCGGGTTCCAATCGACCCGTTCTCGCACCGTCGACACGCCCATCGGCGCGATGGATATCGACATGTGCCAAAAGGGCGACCGCGGTTGCCCGCCAGAAACAAAGGAGAGCTGA
- a CDS encoding TonB-dependent receptor: protein MSISSVLGSAFGLLAIMASAIAWAGPAMAQEAAMDLEPVVVTAEKRQTTLQDVPASISVFSEADIKDARIQTIQDLSRLTPNMYIANWGIRGTSYVFVRGVGSINNEPAIGYYVDDVGYMDARAFDANLFDIERIEVLRGPQGALYGRNSLAGVINIITKKPDNQTRAGAELTAGNYNNYQAGAHVAAPLVEDKLFLRMAGYFETRDGYTENDFLDQDVDHHQSFNGRAQMRWTPSDKLDISANIEGESVDDGAFPLGRLADLQRNPHHVAYDHEGKYKRDAFGPSLRVVYDAPWFQLTSITAYRDFDDSAANDQDFTIYPLITAYEDIADRQFTQELRFASPESDSALKWLVGLYGFNKDKTHHLNLNFAPDLLLPGMSVDRDTDSDLTTNGMAVFGQTTYTLFKKLDLTVGLRYDYENNDIHHVLSMSSGEMNLGSNKVDASENNGAWLPKFQVAYHWTPRLMTYAGVARGYRSGGFNTAYADESDIRFDPEYSWNYEVGLKTAWFENRLIVNAALFYIDLQDQQVVQLLPSADTAIRNAGQSRSMGMELELRALLCQGLTLDAGFGYTDAEYTDYRDPLAGADYSGNKAVLAPEYTYNLALEYRRGISAAWDAFLRAELNGVGPFYWNDANTLKQDPYQLVNLSLGFEREAFDLVLWARNLFDENYEAVAFEFPGSDPVGQSGDPLTFGATVRVRF, encoded by the coding sequence ATGTCCATATCCTCCGTGCTCGGATCGGCTTTTGGGTTGTTGGCCATCATGGCCTCGGCGATCGCCTGGGCGGGCCCGGCCATGGCCCAGGAGGCCGCCATGGATCTGGAGCCCGTGGTGGTGACGGCCGAAAAGCGCCAAACCACCCTGCAAGACGTCCCCGCCAGCATCTCGGTCTTCTCGGAGGCCGACATCAAGGACGCCAGGATTCAGACCATCCAGGATTTATCGCGATTGACGCCCAACATGTACATCGCCAACTGGGGCATCCGGGGCACATCCTACGTGTTCGTGCGCGGCGTTGGCTCCATCAACAACGAGCCGGCCATCGGCTACTACGTCGACGACGTGGGCTACATGGACGCCCGCGCCTTTGACGCCAACCTGTTCGACATCGAGCGCATCGAGGTCTTGCGCGGCCCCCAGGGCGCCCTTTACGGCCGCAACTCGCTGGCCGGCGTCATCAACATCATCACCAAAAAGCCCGACAACCAAACCCGCGCGGGCGCCGAGCTGACCGCCGGCAATTACAACAACTATCAGGCCGGCGCGCACGTGGCCGCGCCCCTGGTCGAGGACAAGCTCTTTTTGCGGATGGCGGGGTATTTCGAGACCAGGGACGGATATACCGAAAACGACTTCCTCGACCAGGACGTGGACCACCACCAGTCCTTCAACGGTCGGGCCCAGATGCGCTGGACGCCCAGCGACAAGCTCGACATATCGGCCAACATCGAAGGAGAGAGCGTCGACGACGGCGCCTTCCCCCTGGGCCGCCTGGCGGATTTGCAACGCAACCCCCACCACGTGGCCTACGACCACGAGGGCAAATACAAGCGCGACGCCTTCGGGCCTTCCCTGCGTGTGGTCTACGACGCGCCGTGGTTCCAACTGACCTCCATCACGGCCTACCGCGACTTTGACGACTCGGCCGCCAACGACCAGGATTTCACCATCTATCCCCTGATCACCGCCTATGAAGACATCGCCGACCGCCAGTTCACCCAAGAGCTGCGTTTCGCCTCGCCCGAATCCGACAGCGCCTTGAAGTGGCTGGTGGGCCTCTACGGCTTCAACAAGGACAAAACGCACCACCTGAACCTGAACTTCGCCCCGGACCTTTTGCTGCCGGGCATGTCGGTGGACCGCGACACCGACTCCGATTTGACCACCAACGGCATGGCCGTCTTCGGCCAGACCACCTACACCCTGTTCAAGAAGCTCGACCTGACCGTGGGGCTGCGCTACGACTACGAAAACAACGATATCCACCACGTCTTGTCCATGAGTTCCGGCGAGATGAACCTGGGCTCCAACAAGGTGGACGCCTCGGAAAACAACGGCGCGTGGCTCCCCAAATTCCAGGTGGCCTACCACTGGACGCCGCGCTTGATGACCTACGCCGGCGTGGCCAGGGGCTACAGGTCCGGGGGCTTCAACACCGCCTACGCCGATGAATCGGACATTCGTTTCGACCCCGAATACAGTTGGAACTATGAAGTGGGCCTGAAGACGGCTTGGTTCGAAAATCGGCTCATCGTCAACGCCGCCCTGTTCTACATCGACCTGCAAGACCAGCAGGTGGTGCAACTGCTGCCCTCGGCCGACACCGCCATCCGCAACGCCGGTCAATCGCGCAGCATGGGCATGGAGCTGGAGCTCAGGGCCCTGCTTTGCCAGGGCCTGACCCTGGACGCCGGTTTCGGCTACACCGACGCCGAATACACCGACTACCGCGATCCCTTGGCCGGAGCCGACTACTCCGGCAACAAGGCCGTCCTGGCCCCGGAATACACCTACAACCTGGCCCTGGAATATCGGCGGGGGATCAGCGCGGCGTGGGACGCCTTCCTGCGCGCCGAGCTAAACGGCGTCGGGCCCTTTTATTGGAACGACGCCAACACCCTCAAGCAGGATCCCTACCAGTTGGTCAACCTGAGCCTGGGGTTCGAGAGGGAGGCCTTCGACCTGGTGTTGTGGGCCAGAAACCTCTTTGACGAAAACTACGAGGCCGTGGCCTTCGAGTTTCCCGGCTCCGACCCCGTCGGTCAATCGGGCGACCCGCTCACCTTCGGGGCGACGGTGCGCGTGCGTTTCTGA
- the hemW gene encoding radical SAM family heme chaperone HemW: protein MRPAPPEPAAGLGLYVHLPFCPGRCPYCDFFAQPFDAAAAQALARAMLDHLPAVAEMAEGRRLATVYVGGGTPSMWPVRFLGGLLEAVERTIGLEANPEISLEANPGTLGPAKLRLIAACGVNRLSLGAQSFQPALLQALGRRHGPEQTIRVVEQARRAGLKNLSVDLIYGLPGQDAALAVADVEAAIALETDHLSLYELTLGPQTPFGRRYVKGRPPLPDDDALAAMEHALLKRLAATPLQRYEVSNFARPGRQCRHNQDTWRGHDYLALGPGAHGHLAGRRFAFHADVGRYVSEVAAGRQPLAFEEALTAQQRALELFMLGLRTVEGVDLAAVARLLGADPTGRYGPALAEVVKRGWATAHGKRLRPTPAGLAMADAAAALFA from the coding sequence ATGCGCCCAGCGCCCCCTGAACCGGCGGCCGGCCTGGGGCTCTATGTTCACCTGCCCTTTTGCCCCGGCCGCTGTCCCTACTGCGACTTTTTCGCCCAACCCTTCGACGCGGCCGCGGCCCAAGCCCTGGCGAGGGCCATGCTGGATCATCTGCCGGCCGTGGCGGAGATGGCCGAAGGCCGCCGCCTGGCCACGGTCTATGTGGGCGGCGGCACGCCCAGCATGTGGCCGGTTCGCTTTTTGGGCGGCCTGCTGGAGGCCGTCGAACGGACGATCGGCCTGGAGGCCAACCCCGAGATCAGCCTGGAGGCCAACCCCGGCACGCTCGGCCCGGCCAAGCTGCGCCTGATCGCCGCCTGTGGCGTCAACCGCCTGAGCCTGGGCGCGCAAAGCTTTCAACCGGCCCTGCTCCAGGCCCTGGGCCGCCGCCACGGCCCGGAGCAAACCATCCGCGTCGTGGAACAGGCCCGCCGCGCCGGCCTGAAAAACCTGAGCGTCGACCTGATCTATGGCCTGCCCGGCCAGGACGCGGCCCTGGCCGTGGCCGACGTGGAAGCGGCCATCGCCCTGGAGACCGATCACCTTTCGCTCTACGAACTGACCCTGGGTCCGCAAACGCCCTTTGGCCGACGCTACGTCAAGGGCCGACCGCCACTGCCCGACGACGATGCGCTGGCCGCCATGGAGCACGCGCTACTGAAACGCCTCGCCGCCACGCCGTTGCAACGTTACGAAGTCAGCAATTTCGCCCGGCCCGGCCGCCAATGCCGCCACAACCAGGACACCTGGCGCGGCCACGACTACCTGGCCCTGGGGCCGGGGGCCCACGGCCATCTGGCTGGTCGGCGCTTCGCTTTTCACGCCGACGTGGGCCGCTACGTATCCGAGGTGGCCGCCGGCCGCCAGCCCCTGGCCTTCGAGGAGGCCCTGACGGCCCAACAGCGCGCCCTGGAGCTGTTCATGCTGGGCCTGCGCACCGTGGAAGGCGTGGACCTGGCGGCGGTGGCGCGGCTCCTGGGCGCGGACCCGACTGGCCGCTACGGCCCAGCCCTGGCCGAAGTGGTCAAACGCGGTTGGGCCACCGCGCACGGCAAGCGGCTGCGGCCCACGCCGGCCGGCTTGGCCATGGCCGACGCGGCGGCGGCGCTGTTCGCCTGA
- a CDS encoding vWA domain-containing protein codes for MQLRFLPKPFRHSAPWLLTALLLLAWPAAATAADAPEAKPRVAFILEASMEMAGPWHGQTRLEAATEALGRELAALPLTAEAAVWAAGPDDAAQLIAPATAQALKRARLVKPPAHGRPDLALAMRRALAWAAGGRPGAVVLICSGQAGGLDQAILAGDPPGADGPFTHVVAMGPGKALAPALMRVTLLGGGKLLAVEAPNRARLVLHRAAQAALSPASLLAVVHDAANRPIELTYKIMHPGGGEKFGRPALANRPAQLPPGSYALVWPKDSAIGPGQPPQIARVASRGQTIVRAGGTGRLTLEAKGENGQDLPWLVNVTSAPGGRLLATNQALPVTIQAAAGEMIIQVIKPPTSWRADLAAGQAMTLTLGPWGRLRVNLPGPDGPWRAPLTAIGPAQAPRRWAGRTQSPLPLPPGDYEVIAQVIPPLRAKAATPPGGERILELPAVGGLLVFFEPGREPRPYAVHDTEGRNLGRGHTGQTIALQPGRYEIVMAHGGRANVAITARQLTRIDAPSAP; via the coding sequence TTGCAGCTTCGGTTCCTCCCAAAGCCCTTCCGCCACTCCGCGCCATGGCTGTTGACGGCGCTTTTGCTGCTGGCCTGGCCGGCGGCGGCCACGGCCGCAGACGCGCCGGAGGCCAAACCCCGCGTGGCTTTCATTTTAGAGGCCTCGATGGAAATGGCCGGCCCCTGGCATGGCCAGACCCGCCTGGAAGCGGCCACCGAGGCCCTGGGCCGCGAATTGGCGGCGTTGCCCCTGACGGCCGAAGCCGCGGTCTGGGCCGCCGGCCCCGATGACGCCGCCCAGTTGATCGCCCCGGCCACGGCCCAAGCGCTGAAACGCGCGCGGCTGGTCAAGCCGCCGGCCCATGGCCGGCCCGACCTGGCCCTGGCCATGCGGAGGGCCCTGGCCTGGGCCGCCGGCGGCCGGCCGGGAGCGGTGGTGTTGATCTGCTCGGGCCAGGCCGGCGGGCTGGATCAAGCCATCTTGGCCGGCGACCCACCCGGCGCTGACGGGCCTTTCACCCATGTCGTGGCCATGGGGCCGGGCAAAGCGCTCGCCCCGGCCCTGATGCGCGTCACCCTGCTGGGCGGCGGCAAGCTGCTGGCGGTGGAGGCGCCCAACCGCGCCCGCCTGGTGCTGCACCGCGCCGCCCAGGCCGCCCTCAGCCCCGCCAGCCTGCTGGCCGTCGTCCACGACGCGGCCAACCGCCCCATCGAGCTGACCTATAAAATAATGCACCCCGGCGGCGGTGAAAAGTTTGGCCGGCCGGCCCTGGCCAATCGCCCGGCCCAACTGCCGCCCGGCTCCTACGCCCTGGTTTGGCCCAAGGACTCGGCCATCGGCCCGGGCCAACCGCCCCAGATCGCTCGCGTGGCCAGCCGCGGCCAGACCATCGTCCGCGCCGGCGGCACGGGCCGCCTGACCCTCGAGGCCAAGGGTGAAAACGGCCAGGATCTGCCCTGGCTGGTCAACGTCACCTCGGCCCCCGGCGGCCGCCTGCTGGCCACCAACCAAGCCCTGCCGGTCACGATCCAGGCGGCGGCCGGCGAGATGATCATCCAGGTGATCAAGCCGCCCACCAGTTGGCGAGCCGATCTGGCCGCCGGCCAGGCCATGACCCTCACCCTGGGCCCGTGGGGGCGGCTGAGGGTCAACCTGCCCGGCCCCGACGGCCCCTGGCGCGCTCCGCTGACGGCCATCGGCCCGGCCCAGGCCCCCCGCCGCTGGGCCGGCCGCACTCAGAGCCCCCTGCCCCTGCCGCCGGGCGACTACGAAGTGATCGCCCAGGTCATCCCGCCCCTGCGCGCCAAGGCCGCCACTCCGCCCGGCGGCGAGCGCATCCTGGAGCTGCCGGCCGTGGGCGGCTTGCTGGTGTTTTTCGAACCCGGACGCGAGCCAAGGCCCTACGCCGTCCACGACACTGAAGGCCGAAATCTGGGCCGCGGCCACACCGGCCAGACCATCGCCCTCCAGCCTGGCCGCTACGAAATCGTCATGGCCCACGGCGGCCGGGCCAACGTCGCCATCACCGCCCGCCAACTGACGCGAATCGATGCGCCCAGCGCCCCCTGA
- the dprA gene encoding DNA-processing protein DprA: MPMDLDNAALSREELLDWLGLRLIPGVGGVTFARLLDAFGRPGRALGAPLEALSAVPGLRRTLAEAISRRAWSEEPSLQLERLAEVGGRVITLADPEYPPLLANAFAPPPLLFVRGDLGPCREGGVAVVGSRNMTTYGQRMAAELGRDLARAGLSVISGLARGVDGQAHRAALEAGGHTVGVLGCGLDVAYPPEHAGLIERMAGQGAVVSEFPMGSPPAQANFPVRNRIIAGLSRAVVVVEAGLRSGALITARHALEENREVFAVPGLAGLASSAGCNELLRRNAAQLLESAQDILAPGALGRAPSPARPRALLSQDDGLLPEERALLALVGPEPTHVDQLIRRSGLDAQSVAHHLLNLELAERVRQLAGKRYELA; encoded by the coding sequence ATGCCCATGGACCTGGATAACGCCGCATTGAGCCGCGAGGAGCTGCTGGACTGGCTGGGCTTGCGCCTGATCCCCGGCGTGGGTGGGGTGACCTTTGCCCGGCTGCTGGACGCCTTTGGCCGGCCGGGCCGGGCCCTGGGCGCGCCGCTGGAGGCCTTGTCGGCCGTGCCGGGCCTGCGGCGGACGCTGGCCGAGGCCATCAGCCGCCGCGCCTGGAGCGAGGAGCCAAGCCTGCAACTGGAGCGCTTGGCCGAAGTGGGCGGCCGGGTGATCACCCTGGCCGACCCGGAATATCCGCCGCTTCTGGCCAACGCCTTCGCCCCGCCGCCGCTGTTGTTCGTTCGGGGCGACCTGGGGCCTTGCCGCGAGGGCGGGGTGGCCGTGGTCGGCTCGCGCAATATGACGACCTATGGCCAGCGCATGGCCGCCGAATTGGGCCGTGATTTGGCGAGGGCCGGCCTCAGCGTGATCTCCGGCCTGGCCAGGGGCGTCGACGGCCAGGCCCACCGGGCGGCGCTGGAGGCCGGCGGCCACACGGTGGGCGTGTTGGGCTGCGGGCTGGACGTGGCCTATCCGCCCGAACACGCCGGGCTCATCGAACGGATGGCCGGCCAGGGCGCGGTGGTCAGCGAGTTTCCCATGGGTTCGCCGCCGGCCCAGGCCAATTTTCCGGTGCGCAACCGCATCATCGCCGGGCTGAGCCGGGCGGTGGTGGTGGTCGAGGCGGGCCTGCGCAGCGGCGCGTTGATCACCGCCCGCCACGCCCTCGAGGAAAACCGCGAGGTCTTCGCCGTGCCCGGCCTGGCCGGCCTGGCCAGCAGCGCCGGCTGCAACGAGCTTTTGCGGCGCAACGCCGCCCAGCTTCTGGAATCGGCCCAGGACATCCTGGCCCCCGGGGCCCTGGGGCGGGCGCCATCGCCGGCCCGGCCCCGCGCCCTGCTGAGCCAGGACGACGGCCTGCTGCCCGAGGAACGCGCGCTCTTGGCCCTGGTCGGCCCCGAACCCACGCACGTCGACCAGTTGATCCGCCGTAGCGGACTGGACGCCCAAAGCGTGGCCCATCATTTGTTGAATCTGGAATTGGCCGAGCGGGTGCGACAGCTCGCCGGCAAAAGATACGAGTTGGCCTAG